In Miscanthus floridulus cultivar M001 unplaced genomic scaffold, ASM1932011v1 fs_412_1_2, whole genome shotgun sequence, the genomic window tcattaacggaagatgagcaattataccttaggttgtataaacgtggtaagtgaaagtgatttgaatagggcttaagttggaatatgcaaactacagcgaacatgtgcatttcccgagcatccctgacattcgttcatgtgcatccatgatatttatcttgcgcattcatgcaataggtgtaccggagggagtgacgttgctggagttcgagggagccaaccaggaggaggaacccgaggtgcaggaaaccgacgaagcagtcgccgcggaggaattgcccgagtgccctgaccaccagccttcctcattcctgaaaggcaagccccggagcatattaagcctcctatgttttcacaaatacattgagtatcttttattgttgatgatgcattaagtataggaattggttggaaccaattgctgcattatatatccttccttgtccagatatcgcactggaatcctatttaagttcaggacgggttaaatgcttagccatgcttagtgcggtagaagtcaggtgatttcctgtcacctgcgagatttaggatgaggtggatcacggttggctatatttgctatcgtggaaaagaaccatgtgaataatgaattaagaccgggcggggtcttgtgtaggtttgaacatagtgactccgtctgagtcgtttaaggaccgatacgctgtacgtcctcatgtcatgttgaacgcagcctaacacttagctggccggataagtcgttccgaccgcgaagcctagtagctcgactcaggccggggacgcgagcagtggcgacattctggaggtagtaaggatgtgcggagagccattggcataagtccaaggcgggttagagtcccgaacaaccttggcagagtggttctctgaaaatgtcgatctgttcggactcgcgactcctgaatcgtaccaaaggtgacttgtttgcgaccctgacgggggaagcagggtttgtgtttaggaatacccctccagctggataggaatcgattcgaatcgccgtctctcccggatagtgagaacttgactgagcagcggcaacgtagattcaattaatttaacgatatggttaaatggatgatgataaggttgccaaaatgaatacctgatatggttattaatgtttgcaccctaataaaatgattgcttagtacaggtgctaatatagatgacaggttaatggctaaaaagtcactgctagtacaggttaagagttgatcattattacttatgcttttctgcaaaaagaaagtgtcagccagctccactacattaagctatgcataatccttggtgtcatttgtttggttttcgacgggtaagtctagctgagtacattcccgtactcagggtttattccctcttgttgcagatgaccttctatatcaggggttctgcaagtactgtctccacccggcgggtgatgaggactagatcatgggcatgatctcctctctcttatctgaatgcttttgcggtctgtgatcaaccaaccagtatgtgtatttgaactcggtgtgtgagttaaactatttgcttccgcatgttttacaagacttgttttgtaataacaatgactctgtgatgatgtaatctgtttgcgaacatctgcgaaatgttgtaacgtacgatatgttatgttggattactgtgatcttggttgtatgcaagttggtttgaaatccttcgagatttcggttgactaccgggtttatatgggctcaagttcgagaatttgatcgtttcggcgattgtttttgtacttgtgctcttataaattggtcggttctgtgacagctggcatcagagctagattcaacattaaacatgtcttacggctatttaaaataaaagcttttgttgttaaaatggttttcaaacttatagttatatataagtgttcaaaaatcaaaatttttatggtatactggtgatcacatccctcatagcccacttaaggacttctaggtggcttatatataattactaactgggggaaattgattgtttctatttcgtcgtccatgcggcgtgatattgcatggatgccattcgtttgaatggtaatgtatggatcaattgcctctacgctaaggtaagtgtgagttgcgagagcatgaccgtccaaccgtcggtctaggggagagctagttgtggttactggagtatttacatgtggcatacatgtatatatgaaagtacttaattgggggtacatttctcgggtagtttggataccgaagtatatatatcggggggatgtatatatggagagtatcttagtactacttgtgtaattagcattatatcttgttgggttgggctgcaatgaagtttttctgcaggtacgctaacaacgcaccgtgtagatcgactagttaccgctaattgagagaacgtatgtatgccaccgtatagtccgctaaagcttaaaatttcttaggtttgtgaagacgtacggaacgagcatgcatcatattcactcatgacattcatattgcattactccctcccttataattgcttatcccaagtttaaagtgaaatctctcggcaagaagtttgaaggagaggaatacctagaagaagtccaaggtgtctccaatgtggacagtaatcactttgacgagtagttcgttagcaagtctcactagttaagcttttgcagtcatactggtaaagtacctcaattcgctccctttgagatgcgtatcgtaatggtgaagtttaaaacttgtcatgttggaatgcactgcgtatagcGCTAGTAatttacttgatgatgtggtgattggagaaggaattattgcctctgtttattgtatgaagttttcattctcgtcagtaaatacagtttggcacgattatattgttctcctccaatgtgctgacatcatcaataattactggttgcgcattgtgcagatgcctcgtactcgttccaccggtgcgagtgatgatgatgatcttccgccaccaccacccacaccaacggaacttatagcaatgcttgcggaaggacagcgcactatggctgaggccctccgtacgattgcgaatcgtgatggccgtggtccacgccaaggaccggatccaaatcagtacagtgatttcaaggatttccttgacacgaaacccccaatcttcaaggaggcagaggagcctctacaagctgatgagtggttaaATACTCTCGAGCAAAAGTTCCgcctgctccgcttgactgaggtgctcaaaactgagtacgcatcgcaccaacttcatgggcctgctggcatttggtggagtcatcatcggtccactatgcctgctaatgcccaaatcacatgggatcagttcaagtctgctttcaggggaaattacattcctcctggtcttatggcgatcaaacatacagagttcatgaagctgactcagggaaacaagagcctgaacgaatacctgcaagctttcaacaaccttgcaaggtatgctaccgagtttgtggacacagatgccaagaagattgcaagcttcaagcggggacttagccccaaactgatgaagaccatgggaaattgcaagtgcgctcattttaatgagtttgtgagcgatgctttatcgcaagagaacaacaatgctgtgtatgctgcttcaaaaagtcgtaagagggcctatgaggcgggtgcctcacaatctaaggctcccgtcgcacaaagggctccattccgtcctccagcatcagccgccaagtttcgcccaccgcaAAAGAGGAATCCCgtcaagactgggtttcgcaaggcatttacagttgctcttcccaagggcactaccagtcagggcagttccagagctccaccaagcaacatgccgtgttggaactgcaacaagacaggccactgggcaagggaatgcccttaccctaagaagaataattaccagggtggccatcaaggacaagtgaaccacactaatattactgagatcccttcaggtgaggtagtgactgccggtaagtttctgattgaccaacaccccgcagttgtactatttgattcaggtgcttcgcattccttcattagtccatcatttgcatccaagtttatgcagaaaacatatactgttgagggtgagggttattgtataagggctgctagtggtattattccaaccaagctggtagttgggaatgtacaatttgtgatcgaagggcgaagttatcaggttgatctggtaattttaccggggctaggtatcgacgtgatattgggaatgaactggatgagccgtcatggagtgcttatcgatacatccactagggtagttatgctcagagatccgagcaatcaggagggttttctagtacagttacccaaggatatcagtctttcttgcacga contains:
- the LOC136531674 gene encoding uncharacterized protein isoform X2; the protein is MLAEGQRTMAEALRTIANRDGRGPRQGPDPNQYSDFKDFLDTKPPIFKEAEEPLQADEWLNTLEQKFRLLRLTEVLKTEYASHQLHGPAGIWWSHHRSTMPANAQITWDQFKSAFRGNYIPPGLMAIKHTEFMKLTQGNKSLNEYLQAFNNLARYATEFVDTDAKKIASFKRGLSPKLMKTMGNCKCAHFNEFVSDALSQENNNAVYAASKSRKRAYEAGASQSKAPVAQRAPFRPPASAAKFRPPQKRNPVKTGFRKAFTVALPKGTTSQGSSRAPPSNMPCWNCNKTGHWARECPYPKKNNYQGGHQGQVNHTNITEIPSGVPEGVTLLEFEGANQEEEPEVQETDEAVAAEELPECPDHQPSSFLKDDLLYQGFCKYCLHPAGDED
- the LOC136531674 gene encoding uncharacterized protein isoform X1, which produces MLAEGQRTMAEALRTIANRDGRGPRQGPDPNQYSDFKDFLDTKPPIFKEAEEPLQADEWLNTLEQKFRLLRLTEVLKTEYASHQLHGPAGIWWSHHRSTMPANAQITWDQFKSAFRGNYIPPGLMAIKHTEFMKLTQGNKSLNEYLQAFNNLARYATEFVDTDAKKIASFKRGLSPKLMKTMGNCKCAHFNEFVSDALSQENNNAVYAASKSRKRAYEAGASQSKAPVAQRAPFRPPASAAKFRPPQKRNPVKTGFRKAFTVALPKGTTSQGSSRAPPSNMPCWNCNKTGHWARECPYPKKNNYQGGHQGQVNHTNITEIPSGEVVTAGVPEGVTLLEFEGANQEEEPEVQETDEAVAAEELPECPDHQPSSFLKDDLLYQGFCKYCLHPAGDED
- the LOC136531674 gene encoding uncharacterized protein isoform X3, encoding MLAEGQRTMAEALRTIANRDGRGPRQGPDPNQYSDFKDFLDTKPPIFKEAEEPLQADEWLNTLEQKFRLLRLTEVLKTEYASHQLHGPAGIWWSHHRSTMPANAQITWDQFKSAFRGNYIPPGLMAIKHTEFMKLTQGNKSLNEYLQAFNNLARYATEFVDTDAKKIASFKRGLSPKLMKTMGNCKCAHFNEFVSDALSQENNNAVYAASKSRKRAYEAGASQSKAPVAQRAPFRPPASAAKFRPPQKRNPVKTGFRKAFTVALPKGTTSQGSSRAPPSNMPCWNCNKTGHWARECPYPKKNNYQGGHQGQVNHTNITEIPSGEVVTAGVPEGVTLLEFEGANQEEEPEVQETDEAVAAEELPECPDHQPSSFLKDASYSFHRCE